The window tagctctcattgacgggaaaagaatgaatgcagtgtgtcatggtcaacattatcagaacagaatgtctagagctttcaacaaaagggtcaaacctagacgGTTCGCATCGGGGCAGCTAGTGTTGAAACTAATctttccacatcaggatgaagccaaaggaaaattctcacccaactggcaaggaccctatatggttcacagagtactaacaggaggagcattcatactcgcagaaatggatggagagatttggccaaagcctatcaaccCAGATGTAGTCAAAACATACTATGTTTAAAGTTGTTTACATTTATGcaattgatgtaactgaactacgcttgacctaattcccatttaagaggggatacgtaggcagccctatgggttcggtcacaatacaataaaaattttattttccccaTAATCGGAaactggggtagaattttgaAGAGGACGCTCAAAATTCCGAAGCAAGCTCAGCCAACGGCACTGTATGCGGAACAACCAGAGATTCGTCTAggtaactggggcagaattttgaggaggaccctcaaaattctatggcaagaaggtcgcaatgtctctaacaaTGTCGCAGTTATTGGTTCatctaatcaatttttaaattgcACATTACTGTGTTTTGAATAactatgcatgcatattttttgaaaactttatttttttgcCAGATGCTACCACTGGAACAGGATTGCAACACGGAGCGGAGCAGAcaaaggcacgaaccaacctcccccgcaaaactcatgatttttctttgaatACAGGAACAAGAGATTGTCACCAGTACGTGCGCACCTTAGAATCACTGTTTTCACAAAAACAAGGCTACCGAACTCATCCACAGCTAAGAAATACTGGAATTGCAAGGGGAACTTCAGCAGGTCCGCAacttggcaaacctctccctcaccTTAAACTTCCTGAATATTAACCAACAGAATGCCCAAAACCcagcacctcctcaaaacacaccaaaCCAACATCCACAAAATCCTCACGCAACTCATCAATATGCCACACCTCCTCAAAATCCTTACCCTGCACCAGTGCCAACTCCTCCCCAACACAAACATCTTCCAGCTCAGTATCCACAAACCACAACCTACCATACTCCTCAAAATACACCACAACCTACCCCCGATCCGCagaactcaaccaatgatcatcACTACACCCAAATCCTCGGTATCCACCAAAGTAACCCCATATACGTAGAAACTCTACCTCACCCCACTTAACAAACCCCATACACACCAGAATCcgtcgagaaggacctgctcatcaagaatatgGCATAGGAACTTAGGAAGCTCACAAGCCGAGTCCAGGGTGTCAAAGGGGgtaaaggcattgagggtttgaattacaaagatctgtgtattcagccagacaTAGAACtatcggagggttacaaacctcccaagttcgagaTGTTTGACGGAACATGTGGCCCAAAGGTGCATCTAAGGACATACTGTGACAAGCTCGTAGGAGTTGGAAAAGATGAAAGGATGAaactgttcatgagaagcctcattGCAGATGCCCTATCGTGGTACATCAGCCAAAATCCAATAAAATGGGTTAgctgggtaagcatggcatcagatttcatggatcggttcaggtttaataTGGAGAATGCGCCAGATGTCTTCTATAtccagaatctcaagaagaagccaacagagactttctgcgagtatgctactcgatggagATCGGAAGCTGCGAAAGTAAGGACGGCATTTGATAAAGAGCAGATGAACAAGTTCTTCATCCGGTCCCAGGATCCATAATACTACGAAAGGTTAATAGTTATCGCGAATCAcaaattctccgacatcatcaaattgggggAAAGGATTGAAGAAGGGATCAAGAGAGGAATGGTAACTAATTTTGAGGCATTACAGGCTACgaataaagctttgcagtcagggggtatatccaagaagaaagaagtaggggcCGTGATGGTAGCCTAAGGTCCAAAatctcctcttacataccaaacacctccacccacatatcagttTTCACCTCCCAAATATCCACAACCCGCCACTGCCTACCATACTTATAATACCCAGTCAGCATACTATCACTCCTtgccagcccgccaaaactatcagaaacctagaccaaatttcgaccgcaggcCGCCCATACAATACACCCATATTGCTGAACCTATTGATCAATTGTACAAGAGACTGAAGGTTGGCGGTTATATTACTCCCATTCCCACTGTCGCaatggaaaattcctctcaatgagtcaatccaaataagacatgtgcctatcactcaagcatgaaaggtcatactattgatgagtgtcgtactttgaaggataagatttagacattaattgacaccaaagtcatacaggtaaaagaggctgcacccaatgtccgtaataatcctctcccggatcacaggggcggaggggtaaacatgatagagaccgatgaagaatgggactcagaggggcCAGTTGGACTCATTCAAGAAGAggataatcctgaaacatctccagtcaaTCTCACACAtatcatggtacaaactcaggcaccaattgaagttgaggtagatGCACCAACTCtttttgaggttgaagtaacaacaaccttcactgtgatggtagcatctacaccgtcttataagtctaaagCTATACCATGAGATTATGTtgcagaagcaagaaggaaaggaaagtggaaaatggaagaaactggtgcagcacaaggtatgaccagaactggtagggtttacacgaCCGAGCATTTGGGGGGGAACAAGTAAAAAAGCCACTTCTAAGCAGCTCATCATTAAAACCggcccggatgatctttggagaaaggtgcaagcaagggagtattctgtggttgatcatttgaacaaaacccctgctcagatatccattctatcactactacagaattctgaggcacacaggaatgcattgatgaaagtgttgaatgaggcttgtgtacccaacaatattaccagtggagagatggccaatatggtagggcaagtgttggaaagccacaagatcacttttcatgaagacgagctaccacTAGAAGGACTAaatcacaacagggcactgcatatcacagtgcaatttgaggataagttcattgctagtttcctgatagatgggggttcgagtttTAACATATGTCCCCTAACTACTctaaaaagattgggtaaaggcctgcacaaAATACGAGAAGGaaatatgaatgtgaaagcatttgatgggtctcaaagggccacaattggggaaaccaaccccagcctacagatgggcccaacctggtttgatgttgagtttcaagtgttggacatatctgctacctacaacctattgttgggacgaccttggatacatgccgctggggccaTAGCTTCTACTCTATATCAGGtcatgaagtttgagtggaaccatcgggaagtgatcatccatggggacggaaataatcccatttacaccagtcaaactgttccggtcatcgagaatagaaagaagttgggtggagaaacataccatcacatcgagcgcgtcaacacaattgaaaaggacaaatggttgagcagtaagatagaaggcacattggcatggacagggtatgagcctGGCAAAGGTCTTTacaagaatctccaggggatcaccaaaccaatacagctaaagcgtcacggcACAACCTTTGgacttgggtatgaatacacctggcacgagtatcagaattggttgccactatggcgtggtccttattaacctctagagcaaccagtaccacatttgagccagtcatttcaccaagctgacatgatgtgggagtccgaagaagatgaagttctagccggtataaggaatctgtttctggaTAATGGAGACAtagattgcagtgcgatagttgaggaggaagaggaggaaggcctcattatttAGACCTTGGAGAAGGGAGCTGTTCttaagaactggactgctgcaccatcaagggcccatcaagttcctgggtagcctggcaattagcatcatttatttttaaaagcaatttttatgagcatttaagacgtTTTCAGCATTTTgtttaagcatgttttgttttgaaataattgctcagGTCACTGAGCCGCACCTGTTTgacattttcaagatttatctaaatgcattgatgtttttagtatttattattattctttacgtttTTTTCTACAGCATttttattacctatcccgatgaacttacgaTTGTGACaagtaatgagacaacgcaacataaggataatgattcagaggatatAATGCCCAagaaaattgtcagagaagtggaaaacattgaaaacaagcctaagtccaatttagatgagactgaaacagttaatctaggagactccaaaacagtcaaggaaacacgtgtaagcattcacctgtcaccatcagagaaagaagaatacactcgtttcctgaaggaatatgaggatatctttgcatggtcctatgatgatatgaccggtttgagcacgtccatagtggctcataaactacctaccaacccaataTGTTCgccagtaaagcagaagctcagaaagttcaagccagatatgagtttgaaaatcaaagaagaagtcaacaaacagatcaaagctaaggttctcagagtggttgaatatccaacttggttggctaacatcgtgccagttccaaaaaaggatgggaaagtcagagtatgcgtcgattattgggacctaaacagagcaagtcccaaagatgatttcccgttacccaacataTGCATACTGATCGACAATTGGGCCAagaatgaactccaatcctttgtggatttctttgcgggatatcatcagatgtggatggatgaagaggatgccgaaaagacagcttttATCACACTATAGGGGTGTACTGCTAGAAAATGATGTCGTTcggtctgaagaatgctggggccacttatGTGAcagccatgacaactatttttcatgacatgatacacaaggagattgaggtatatgtggatgatgtcatcatcaaatccaagaagagtacagatcacatagcagacttgaggatATTTTTTGATTGAATTCGGaagtacaatttgaaattgaatcctgcaaaatgtgccttcggggtctcCACAGGAAATTTATTAGGATTTATCGTCAGCTgacgaggaattgagctagacccatcaaaggtcaagactatccaggatttgccgcctccaaagaacaagaaagacgtgatgagcttcttgggacgtcttaattacatcggccgcttcatagcacaatcaaccgtgatctgtgagcTGACTTTCAAAATGTTAGATAAGGATGCAGCAACCAATTGGACTGAAGACTACCAGAAAgtttttgacagaatcaaagaatatttgtccacacctccagtcctggtcccgccagaacctggtagaccactgctactctatctctccgtattagatggggctttcggttgtgtcttgggacaacacgacgagaCTGGAAGGAAAGAACAGGCCATATACtatttgagtaagaagttcacaccgtACGAAGCActgtattctttgctggaacgcacctgctgtgctttgacctggataaCCCAGAAAccgaggcactacttctgtgcctataccatatatctcatatcaaggatggaccctctaaaatacatcttccagaaacccatgcctacagggaagctggcaaaatggcagatattgttgagtgaattcgacattgtctatgtgactcagaaggcgattaagggacaagcattagcggatcatcttgcggaaaatcctgtaggagaagaatacgaaccactaaaaacgtattttcctaataaagaagtatcattcgtatgagaagatatcgccgaagcctacgactggtggagaatgtttttcgatggagccgcaaacttcaaaggagtgggtattagagccgttttggtgtcagaaataggtcaacattatccggtatccgcgAAACATAGATTTTTgcgcaccaataatatggcaaaatatgaggcttgcatattggggctcaatttggccgttgacatgaatatccaggaattactggtaattaGCAATTCAGATCTGctggtacatcaggtgcagggagaatgggctacaaagaataccaagatattaccatatctatatcatgtgcaagagatgatgaagaggttcacgaagatagattttagacatgtcccaagaatccagaatgagttcgcagacgcattggccactttgtccttcATGATACAACACCCGGACAAGAACTTCATCGATCCCATTTCGGTAAGAATCCATAATCAGGCGGCTTattatgctcatgttgaagaagaaacagATGGGAATCCATGGTTCTGTGATATCAGggaatattttaaaaaaagagaATATCCAGAGCACGCAGGCCACACACAGAAACACATACTTCGGAGGTTTTCAAACCATTTCTTCTAGAGTGGAGGAATTCTATATAGAAGAACTCCAGATCTAGGGCTATTACTGTGTGTTGACGCCAAACAAGCATCCAAACTACTTGAAGAGATACATGCCAGAACATGCGGCCCACATATGAATGGTTTTGtcctagccaagaagatactcagagccggatacttttggatgactatggaaacagactgcatccggtatgtccaaaaatgtcatcagtgccacatacacgcagatatgatacTGGTACCTCCAAATGAACTTAATGCAACCGGCGTACCTTGGCCTTTTGCTGCCTGGGGAACGGACGTTATTAGACCAATCGAGCCCGCCATTTCAAACGAGCACAGcttcattttagtggccatagactcaCAATATGGGTCgaagctgcatcctacaaagctgtaaccaagaaagtcgttgcagattttgtcagagatcATATTGTTTGCCGATTTAgggttccagagtccatcatcaccgacaacgctaccaatctcaacagtgacctaatgaaagctatgtgcgagaccttcaaaatcaagcacaagaattccacagcatacatgcctCAAATAAATGGAGCCGTGGAGGCCGCTAACAAGAATATtaagaaaatactgaggaagatagtagacaaccacaagcaatggcacgataggttaccatttgccttattggggtaccggACCATAGTCCACACGTCAACCGGGGAaactccttacctattggtctacggtactgaagcCGTCATTCTCGCCGAGGTAGAAATTCCCTCCCTAAGAATTATACAGGAAGCTAaactcagtgatgcagagtgGGTAAGAAGTCGCTATAAACTattagctctcattgacggggaaagaatgaatgcagtgtgtcatggtcaacattatcagaacagaatgtccagagctttcaacaaaagggtaaAACCTAGACGGTTCGCATCGGGGCAGCTAGTGTTGAAACTAATCTTTctacatcaggatgaagccaaaggaaaattctcacccaactggcaaggaccctatatggttcacagagtactaacaggaggagcattcatactcgcagaaatggatggagagatttggccaaagcctatcaaccCAGATGTAGTCAAAAAATACTATGTTTAAAGTTGTTTACATTTATGcaattgatgtaactgaactacgcttgacctaattcccatttaagaggggatatgtaggcagccctatgggttcggtcacaatacaataaaatttttattttccccATAAtcggaaactggggcagaattttgaagaggaccctcaaaattccgaaGCAAGCTCAGCTAACGGCACTGTATGTGGAACAACCAGAGATTCGTCTAggtaactggggcagaattttgaggaggaccctcaaaattcaatGGCAcgaaggtcgcaatgtctctaacaaTGTCGCAGTTATTGGTTCACctaatcaatttttaaattgcACATTACTGTGTTTTGAATAactatgcatgcatattttttgaaaactttatttttttgccagatgctacccatggtaactcgaaCAGGATTCCAACGCGGAGCGCAGCAGAcaaaggcacgaaccaacctcccccgcaaaactcatgatttttctttgaatACAGGAACAAGAGATAGTCACCAGTACGTGCGCATCTTAGAATCACTGTCTTCACAACAACAAGGCTACCGAACTCATccacagctaagaaatactccgctatcacttattatttatttgatgcataggactaagcattgtctcaaatcttgcatgaggctaagccctgcctcctcaactccataaggctaagcattgccttccatttgcataagactaagcattgtctcaaatcttgcatgaggctaagccgtgcctcctcaactgcataaggctaagcattgccttccatttgcttgagactaagcactgtctccatcctgcatgaggctaagccctacctcctcaactgcataaggctaagcattgccttccatttgcatgagactaagcattgtctcaaatcttgcatgaggctaagccctgcctcctcaactgcataaggctaagcattgccttccatttccatgagactaagcactgtctccatcctgcatgaggctgcctcctcaactgcataaggctaagcattgccttccatttgcataggactaagcattgtctccatcctgcatgaggctaagccctgcctcctcaactgcataaggctaagcattgccttccatttgcatgagactaagcactgtctccatcctgcatgaggctaagacttgcctcctcaactgcataaggctaagcattgccttccatttgcataggactaagcattgtctccatcatgcatgaggctaagccctgcctcctcaactgcataaggctaagcattgccttccccttgCATGAGACCAAGAAGTATCTCCATCTTGCATGAGTCTAAGCCTCTTATCCTCAACTacacaaggctaagcattgccttctcattgcatgagactaagcattgtctctccttgcataaCCACAAATGTTGCTCTGCTCCAAACCTTGCATTATTCTCTTCTCTCGGGACTAAGCTCTGCTCCCGACTCTACACAggactaagctctgtcttgttttATCTCAAGCATCATATCTCTACATCTCATGGGCTGATACATAGCCAAtttgtccgaaggcgtcatagtccgaaggcatcatcctcatagccgggagacaccatgccatggcctgaggatctcttaaTCTTGCAcaatcattattcaaaggcatcatggttcagaggcaccatctccatagcccgagaacatcatttcatagcCTGTGAATCCTTTATCTGGCCtgggacatcatggtctaaggacgtcatcctcaccgtccaaggACGATctccatggtccaaagggaatttgcatcatgtttaaatttatgCGATAACCTGTATGCATGCATTGTATTCTGAGTTTGCAGGTAATTCGGGAAGTAACCGTTCTCATAacaggagcaatcttcgctccagtttccaTTCAACGTTCATATCCTTAAATTATTTCAAACGCAACCAACCACCGTCCGTTACTTATTCTCACTTGATGCCCACTCAAATATCCGTAACCATTCTCAACCTGTCATATCTAGAATATTCAGTCCGTTCTTACAACAATTCCATCGGTTtattgcatatgcatcatcatttgatttacaagcatatacaagtattttcataatttttcataatttttaaagggtttaaatcaatttatttccgcagttttattatataaatacacATTAATTACCTTGCAAataatttttatgatgattttatcATCTAAACTCATAATTTACACCcatattaggttttaaatatttttagtacatttgtcataattacatttgcattttaaaggctaaaattacatatttttgcaataatagcctatatgtacttataattactttatttatgaAAACATaacctttttatatttttataatgttgaatATTTGTTTTCAATCATTTTTATGcataaatgatatttttattatttatctattatttttacaaattattttattggttatatttgggtatttaaaatctggccctatttctttaattaatttcggacctAAGACTACCCAAACCAGCCCAAGCCCAATACTCCTAACCCAATTACCCTTACCCATTCATTAAAACCCGACCGCAATCCGTTTAAATCTCGGCCATTGACAAagatgatcaacggcccacaaatAACCACCCCTTTTTCTTATATCTCCCTCCTCTATACCCTAACCCTTATTTCCCTAAACCCGCCGCCCTTATTTCCCCTTTACGGATGAACCCTAATTCCTCCGCCTCACCCAAATCCCCCCAAATCCCGTTCCTAATAAGATTCTTTCCCTAATCCCTTGCCATTTCAgtattttttccttatttggtgCTATGTTACAGAGTGacttaggtacttgcctaaacatagCAAGTGCCCCGCTTTGATTCTGTCCAAATCTACGTTTGTCTCTTGAATCTGGACAACCTTGAGTCCAAGCACGTTATTTTGTAACGATTCTCTCATATCTCATTGATTCGCACTAAACCCTAAAGGTTAGGGTTCCAGATTTTTCTCTGATTCGAACCAAAACTGGTTCAAACTCTGATTTCTAGCATTTTTCCGTCTATACTCTTTTTATTACTTGTGAATCTGCTTATTTTTGTCGATTCCCTTCACTTACCTATTTTAGCGTTTCAGACCCTTTtacttgaaccaaatctggttcgattctaggtttccttttgaataatttcttacctatgtttatttttatgttaaTATGAGATTCTTGCCTTTATTTTCTGCCAATTTTGTGGTTTACCTAACTTAGGGTTTCAGACCCTTTtacttgaaccaaatctggttcgattcaGTATTCCTTTTTTATAATAATCTCTTGTCTGTTCATTATATGCCTATGTGATTCTTTACCTTATTTGCTACTGATTTTGTGTATCTTCACctaaaatttggggtttcaaTACCACTGATTTGAGCACTTGccttttaatattttaattagcTATTTCTATGCTCTAGTCTCAGCACTATTTAAACCCCTCCCTACTCCCCttcgaaagaaaaaaaagagaagattcAGAGTTCAAAAAACATTTTCACTACTATATACCAAAAGTTGTGTACTCTTGCTCACTCTTGAGCAATAATATTCTGTGTTTttattcttggccggctgaaagccaaggccaaaaTCTTTTTGCTTCCGTTTGGTGCTATTTGCTATACTGTTGGATTCCTTTTCCCTGTTCATCTTAACTGGTGAGTTATTGAATATTCTGCTCCTTTCATTATGATTATTTTCTCAATGTGTTACTGCCATTAGGCCATGTTATCCTAAATGCTATTTCTTATAGTTAAGACATGTCGAACTTAGTTTGAATTGATTAACGAAATCTGCCTAATTCTGTGTTATTTAGGACTATCTTTTAGAGTTAAACATGCTTTCATACCTCTTTAGccatgtataaatgtatgcctTAACAGATTTACAATGTTTGTTTGTTGAACTTGTTACGGCCTGTTTAGTTCTATTCTCACTATGTTATGATACCTCTACTAGATTGTCTTAGTCAGTTCCTATTGCTAATCAATATGTTTTCTTTCTATGACTTAGCCTGATCTGAAGTCTGTGTTATCACTATGAACATGTTTTATGAACTGGCCTT is drawn from Nicotiana tomentosiformis chromosome 12, ASM39032v3, whole genome shotgun sequence and contains these coding sequences:
- the LOC138903373 gene encoding uncharacterized protein encodes the protein MAKYEACILGLNLAVDMNIQELLVIGNSDLLPDIELSEGYKPPKFEMFDGTCGPKVHLRTYCDKLVGVGKDERMKLFMRSLIADALSWYISQNPIKWVSWVSMASDFMDRFRFNMENAPDVFYIQNLKKKPTETFCEYATRWRSEAAKVRTAFDKEQMNKFFIRSQDP